In one Echinicola marina genomic region, the following are encoded:
- a CDS encoding glycosyltransferase family 4 protein gives MRIGFDAKRAFKNFTGLGNYSRFILKSLSDNFPTNKYFLFTTNYNRKSEEIAIACSNPNQKIVLPNDMWKLPVLSGAWRSVFQGIKHLDNQLEIFHGLSNEIPFIKNKSTKYVVTVHDLLFCRYPELFNPIDVQIYKLKMERSCREADQVIAISHQTKEDLVNFLGIDAQKIQVVYQGYHENYNREVTAEQLRLVKRKYGLPNKYLFFVSTIEKRKNVQLILKAMKQRPDWKLPLVVVGRATSYISTLKAMVEEYGLQDRVIFLHHVSFEDLPAMYKLAHVFIYPSYFEGFGIPIIEAQRMGTPVITSTGSCFHEAGGEGALYGDPDDPSALVQHLESLSREDIRAEFIDKGFKNIARFDQSIISRDIMNVYQQVLETCPAKPALVT, from the coding sequence TTGATGCAAAGCGAGCTTTTAAGAATTTTACAGGATTGGGCAATTATAGCCGGTTTATCCTGAAATCGCTAAGTGATAATTTTCCAACAAACAAATACTTTTTATTTACGACTAACTATAATCGTAAAAGTGAGGAAATAGCGATCGCTTGCAGTAATCCCAATCAGAAAATCGTATTGCCAAATGATATGTGGAAGTTGCCCGTGTTGTCTGGAGCATGGAGGAGTGTGTTTCAAGGCATCAAACATCTGGATAATCAATTGGAGATTTTCCATGGACTGAGCAATGAAATTCCCTTTATCAAGAACAAATCGACCAAATATGTGGTAACAGTACATGACCTATTATTCTGTAGGTATCCTGAATTATTTAATCCCATCGATGTACAGATCTATAAATTAAAAATGGAAAGATCCTGCCGAGAGGCAGATCAAGTAATTGCCATCAGTCATCAGACCAAGGAGGATCTGGTGAACTTTTTGGGGATAGATGCCCAGAAAATACAAGTGGTTTATCAGGGCTATCATGAAAACTATAATAGAGAGGTGACAGCTGAGCAGTTGAGGTTGGTCAAGAGAAAGTATGGTCTACCGAATAAGTATTTGTTTTTTGTAAGTACGATAGAAAAAAGAAAAAATGTCCAGTTGATCCTCAAAGCCATGAAGCAGCGGCCTGATTGGAAGCTGCCTCTGGTAGTTGTTGGAAGAGCGACATCGTATATAAGTACTTTGAAAGCGATGGTAGAAGAATATGGTTTGCAGGATAGGGTGATTTTTCTGCATCATGTCTCTTTTGAAGACCTGCCAGCCATGTACAAATTGGCCCATGTGTTTATCTATCCTTCTTATTTTGAGGGGTTTGGGATACCGATTATAGAGGCCCAAAGGATGGGGACACCAGTGATCACCAGTACGGGGTCTTGTTTCCATGAAGCAGGGGGAGAAGGGGCGCTCTATGGGGATCCAGATGATCCATCAGCATTGGTCCAGCACCTAGAAAGTCTTTCTAGGGAGGACATTCGTGCAGAATTTATAGACAAGGGGTTTAAAAATATTGCGAGGTTTGACCAAAGTATTATTTCCAGGGATATCATGAATGTCTATCAACAGGTATTGGAAACCTGCCCTGCCAAGCCCGCTTTGGTGACATAA
- a CDS encoding glycosyltransferase domain-containing protein: MSSYKNKKNTVIYTAIFGKYDIIREPLFPEELLTEVDLICFTDNKLLKSKNFKIIRVKRQFEDPTLENRFYKLQPHKVLNKQYDYNIYVDAHYLITTKRVKHLLSEHLSNDTLLAILKHPERNCIYEEFKACLFYNMDKPEKFIAQEKFYREEGFPEKYGLNLGGLQFRKSDRRLDELLDFWWNEVITRSRRDQLSFNYSIWKLNFQNFKTLDWIPEKNPFGELKKHEPFIKQYGPFKRNFHKIRRKIFGYSKRHIK; the protein is encoded by the coding sequence ATGAGTTCATATAAAAACAAGAAAAACACCGTTATCTATACCGCCATCTTTGGCAAATACGATATTATCAGAGAGCCTCTTTTCCCCGAAGAATTGCTTACTGAGGTGGATTTGATTTGCTTTACGGACAATAAACTATTGAAGTCCAAAAACTTTAAAATCATAAGGGTTAAAAGGCAGTTTGAAGATCCAACTTTGGAAAATCGCTTCTATAAGTTACAGCCACATAAGGTCCTAAATAAACAATATGATTATAATATCTATGTCGATGCCCATTACCTCATTACTACTAAAAGGGTAAAACATCTTCTCTCGGAACATTTATCTAATGACACCCTATTGGCAATATTAAAGCATCCTGAGAGAAACTGTATCTATGAGGAGTTTAAAGCTTGCCTTTTCTATAATATGGACAAGCCTGAAAAATTTATCGCCCAAGAAAAATTTTATAGAGAAGAAGGTTTTCCAGAAAAATACGGTCTTAATCTAGGGGGTCTTCAGTTCCGAAAATCCGACAGAAGGTTGGATGAGCTACTGGATTTTTGGTGGAATGAAGTCATCACCAGAAGTAGACGAGATCAGTTGTCCTTCAATTATTCCATTTGGAAGTTAAACTTCCAAAACTTTAAAACACTGGATTGGATTCCAGAAAAAAATCCTTTTGGAGAACTTAAGAAACACGAACCTTTTATCAAACAATACGGGCCATTCAAAAGGAATTTTCATAAAATCCGAAGAAAAATATTCGGGTATTCCAAAAGGCATATCAAATAG
- a CDS encoding glycosyltransferase, giving the protein MKIYKWIDKYNTKYCFKINRKFYQGKDGGKDDSIRFRPKFILYYLIRISSLLIGAIFLKRSVLNEIKQAFNTKRSVFFNPDRKSDVSIRLQECLLTLLGYRYFVPSNVLPLLTSKEILTKKLSFDEESVPHITIIIPVYNQLAYTFNCLKSIKNNFPKDIPIEIIVIDDCSQDDTEGFFKRNVKGVRYIRNKDNQGFLQNCNLASQIAKGDFLYFLNNDTQVRQGWLNPLIKQFNNEEVGCVGSKLVYAHGLLQEAGGMIFRDASGANYGRNDLPERPSYNYIREVDYCSGASLMIRKADFDKLGTFDKQYAPAYYEDTDLCFAVRNHLGKKVIYHPLSEVIHFEGITSGKRAKKDSVKRFQDINKIKFKKKWGLALSNHYADHNMEPGSRRLLAQKRLIFIDTIIPEYDKNSGSFRAYQILKILKELGYHITFIPGDTRKTQPYYNQMIELGIEVLFRYPNRAGMIKEINKTIDSCDAIWISRPELNESYKWLIEKFPKAKWIYDTVDLHHIRLQRQAEQNKDKTLELSAAKVKLQELDIAKAATHTFTVTESEKVMLENEGIKNVTVIPNIHEPEIIRNKLNFDERQGLLFIGAYDHPPNIDAAIWLVREIMPEIWKELPNLKLTLLGSKPTEEVLQLRSDLVKVPGFVQDVSEYFENNRVFVAPLRFGAGMKGKIGQSLAYKLPVVTTNIGAEGMGLVNGHDIVIANSSEEFIQKILYLYQNEQVWSKISENCHKALAPYSIESVKKTLTTIV; this is encoded by the coding sequence ATGAAGATCTATAAATGGATAGACAAGTATAATACAAAGTATTGTTTTAAAATCAACCGAAAATTCTATCAAGGAAAAGATGGCGGAAAGGATGATTCCATTAGATTTCGTCCAAAATTCATTCTTTATTATCTAATCAGAATTTCCTCACTATTAATTGGAGCAATTTTTCTTAAGCGAAGTGTCTTGAATGAAATAAAACAGGCTTTCAATACAAAAAGATCTGTTTTTTTTAACCCTGATCGAAAATCAGATGTATCTATTCGGCTTCAAGAATGTTTATTGACCTTATTAGGTTATCGGTATTTCGTTCCTTCGAATGTCCTGCCACTGCTGACTTCAAAAGAAATATTAACTAAAAAACTCTCCTTTGACGAAGAGTCTGTTCCTCACATAACCATCATTATTCCAGTTTATAATCAATTGGCATACACCTTTAATTGTTTAAAATCCATAAAGAACAATTTTCCAAAAGACATTCCCATAGAGATTATTGTGATCGATGACTGTTCTCAAGATGATACGGAAGGATTTTTCAAAAGAAATGTTAAAGGTGTCAGGTATATTAGAAATAAAGACAATCAAGGATTTTTACAAAATTGCAACTTGGCAAGTCAAATTGCCAAGGGAGACTTTTTGTATTTTCTGAACAATGATACCCAAGTTAGACAGGGCTGGCTTAACCCACTCATTAAACAATTTAATAATGAAGAGGTAGGATGTGTCGGCAGTAAACTTGTCTATGCCCACGGGCTCCTACAGGAAGCTGGAGGCATGATATTCCGTGATGCTTCAGGCGCTAATTATGGAAGGAATGATCTTCCTGAAAGGCCTAGTTACAATTATATCAGAGAAGTCGACTATTGTTCCGGTGCAAGTTTGATGATTCGTAAAGCAGATTTTGACAAATTAGGAACGTTTGATAAGCAATATGCTCCTGCCTATTACGAAGATACCGATCTATGTTTCGCCGTGAGGAATCACTTAGGAAAGAAGGTAATATACCACCCTCTTTCTGAAGTCATCCATTTTGAAGGCATTACCTCTGGAAAAAGAGCTAAAAAAGATTCTGTAAAGAGGTTTCAAGATATCAATAAAATCAAGTTTAAGAAAAAATGGGGTTTAGCACTTTCCAATCACTATGCTGACCATAACATGGAACCTGGAAGTCGTAGACTATTGGCCCAAAAAAGGTTGATTTTTATCGATACCATAATTCCAGAATACGATAAAAACTCTGGCTCCTTTAGAGCCTACCAAATCTTGAAAATCCTAAAAGAACTGGGATACCACATTACCTTTATCCCTGGGGACACTAGAAAAACCCAACCCTATTACAATCAAATGATTGAATTGGGCATCGAAGTACTCTTCAGGTATCCCAACCGAGCTGGGATGATAAAAGAAATCAATAAAACGATCGATTCATGCGATGCTATTTGGATCAGTCGTCCTGAATTAAATGAAAGTTATAAATGGCTTATTGAAAAATTTCCAAAAGCCAAATGGATATACGACACGGTGGATCTTCATCATATAAGGCTACAAAGACAGGCAGAACAAAACAAGGACAAAACCTTAGAATTAAGCGCAGCCAAAGTAAAACTTCAAGAATTGGACATCGCAAAAGCTGCTACTCATACATTTACCGTAACCGAGAGCGAAAAGGTGATGCTGGAAAATGAAGGAATTAAAAATGTCACTGTTATCCCCAACATTCATGAACCAGAAATCATTAGAAACAAACTGAATTTTGATGAAAGACAAGGCTTGCTCTTTATTGGTGCTTATGATCACCCGCCAAATATTGATGCCGCCATATGGTTAGTACGGGAAATCATGCCCGAAATCTGGAAAGAACTCCCCAATCTGAAGCTTACCTTACTGGGAAGTAAGCCCACTGAAGAAGTATTACAACTTAGAAGCGATCTAGTAAAAGTCCCTGGATTTGTCCAAGATGTTTCTGAATATTTTGAAAATAACAGGGTATTTGTGGCACCTTTGAGATTTGGAGCAGGAATGAAAGGAAAAATAGGACAAAGTTTGGCATATAAGCTTCCTGTGGTTACTACAAACATTGGAGCAGAGGGAATGGGACTAGTAAATGGTCATGATATAGTTATCGCTAATTCTTCAGAGGAATTCATCCAGAAAATATTATACCTCTATCAAAATGAACAAGTTTGGTCAAAGATTTCTGAAAATTGTCACAAGGCATTAGCTCCTTATTCAATAGAATCTGTAAAGAAAACCCTCACTACAATTGTTTAA
- a CDS encoding glycosyltransferase family 2 protein: MNNPVDIDIIILSYAKRPELRKLTETALRTLYDSELPKNIRFNTVVIESYKSAEKYDFPNTQTIYPKEKFGYHKYMNIGIEMTQSPFVCICNNDLEFHKGWASEILKAFQEDHELRSASPACSIHHPNHGIALNSGIYYGHEVRKELTGWCLFFKREILAITGKLDPRFKFWFADNDYSMTLQKHGLKHALVTSSIVDHLESQTLNTKRTRERRRLTAKERFFYEYKWEGRSYWSYLWKTKRLK, from the coding sequence ATGAATAATCCAGTTGACATAGATATTATTATTTTAAGTTATGCTAAAAGACCGGAACTAAGAAAGCTAACAGAAACAGCACTAAGGACGCTTTATGATTCCGAACTTCCAAAAAACATCCGCTTCAATACAGTAGTAATTGAATCGTATAAAAGTGCTGAAAAGTATGATTTCCCTAATACGCAGACTATATATCCAAAGGAGAAATTTGGATACCATAAGTATATGAACATTGGGATTGAGATGACCCAATCTCCATTTGTTTGTATCTGCAATAATGACCTAGAATTTCATAAAGGCTGGGCTAGTGAAATTTTAAAAGCTTTTCAAGAGGATCACGAACTACGTAGTGCCTCCCCAGCATGTTCTATCCATCATCCAAATCATGGAATAGCGCTTAATAGTGGAATATATTATGGACATGAAGTAAGGAAAGAGCTAACTGGATGGTGCTTGTTCTTTAAAAGGGAAATACTGGCTATCACTGGTAAGCTAGATCCCAGGTTCAAATTTTGGTTTGCAGACAATGACTACAGCATGACGTTGCAAAAACATGGCCTCAAACATGCTCTGGTGACTTCATCCATCGTTGACCATCTGGAAAGCCAAACATTAAACACCAAAAGGACCCGCGAGAGACGAAGGTTAACTGCCAAAGAAAGGTTCTTTTATGAATATAAATGGGAAGGAAGAAGTTATTGGTCCTATTTATGGAAAACCAAGAGATTAAAATAA
- a CDS encoding glycosyltransferase family 2 protein, which translates to MNKISIIIPTYNYGFVLSQTLESVLEQTHQNWECIIVDDGSTDNTEEIVNKYLSKEKRFLYHKQQNSGVSAARNKGIKLASGDFLQFLDGDDLISPEKLSLQIRHFESNPDIDISYTNNFYFRDHQPETLSYDSEMNNKEWMYKLQGRGIETVKAMLHHNISVISSPLLKASILKKEVQFPDSVALLEDWIFWSRLGFANCSFHYLNHPKAYTSNRLHPTSVSKKNLVKMKEGDILIRSLFNKMIEQSGFNQQEKQLLHSLNKKYYKWNFKKLLYQIGPWNFAELKKIKKYVNTIDFGIYYIKAIYQQLKSPSNNE; encoded by the coding sequence ATGAATAAAATATCTATCATTATCCCTACCTATAATTATGGTTTTGTACTTAGCCAAACACTGGAATCTGTCCTAGAACAGACTCATCAAAACTGGGAATGTATAATTGTAGATGATGGCTCTACGGACAACACCGAGGAAATAGTCAATAAATACCTTAGTAAAGAAAAGAGATTCCTGTATCACAAACAGCAAAACAGTGGTGTATCAGCTGCTAGAAATAAAGGTATTAAGCTTGCAAGTGGAGATTTTTTGCAATTTTTAGACGGAGACGATTTAATAAGTCCTGAAAAGCTTTCTCTCCAAATCAGGCATTTTGAAAGTAATCCTGATATCGATATTAGCTATACAAACAATTTTTATTTCAGAGATCACCAACCCGAAACCCTAAGTTACGATTCAGAAATGAATAATAAAGAGTGGATGTATAAACTCCAAGGTAGGGGAATCGAAACAGTAAAGGCCATGCTGCATCATAATATTTCGGTCATCAGTAGTCCGCTATTAAAAGCATCCATTCTCAAAAAGGAAGTTCAGTTCCCAGATAGCGTCGCTTTACTAGAAGATTGGATATTTTGGTCAAGACTTGGCTTTGCCAATTGCTCATTCCATTACTTAAATCATCCAAAGGCATATACAAGTAACCGGCTTCATCCTACTAGTGTTAGCAAAAAAAACTTAGTTAAGATGAAAGAAGGTGACATCCTAATAAGAAGTCTTTTCAACAAAATGATTGAGCAATCTGGATTTAATCAACAAGAAAAACAGTTGCTTCACTCCTTGAATAAGAAGTATTATAAGTGGAATTTTAAAAAACTACTCTATCAGATTGGCCCATGGAATTTTGCAGAATTGAAGAAAATAAAAAAATATGTCAACACAATTGATTTTGGTATATACTATATAAAAGCCATTTATCAGCAATTAAAATCACCATCCAACAATGAATAA
- a CDS encoding ABC transporter ATP-binding protein, with amino-acid sequence MKTYFRLLAFAKPIEKFAVPYLIFTLLGVIFNTLNLAMLAPLLSTLFNTQGDDTAEILKPESWTDVFGYLNYYANIAKVEYGPLGALQAVCAVIIISVLLGNLFRYLSQLVMENLRIHTLLNLRKRVFDNVMNLHVGYFSNQRKGDIISKISSDVQVVQFSVTGTLQVIFKEPLQLIAYIFMLFAISYKLTIFSLLVIPVSAFFIAQIVKRLKKQASQAQHLYGVMISYLDEALSGIKIIKAFNATEMIKDKFHGENVRFSMLGKKMAKRQQMSSPVSEFLGVTMVSGIVLYGGSLIINNQSELSASDFIAYIALFSQVMRPAKALTNSFSSIHSGLAAGERVLDLIDEKPAINDAKDAIDIKAFNEQIEIKDLSFSYPGRPVLKDVNLTIPKGKMVALVGPSGGGKSTMMDLLPRFIEPDSGQVLLDGNDISHISMDSLRNLMGMVNQESILFNDSIFNNIAFGVPEATQEEVEAAAKIANAHEFIMQTENGYQSNMGDRGLKLSGGQKQRICIARAVLKNPPIMLLDEATSALDTESEKLVQDALNKLMKNRTSLVIAHRLSTIQNADIIVVLEDGKIIEQGSHQELVAKDGLYNKLVNMQQFTEIEG; translated from the coding sequence ATGAAAACCTATTTCAGATTACTGGCATTTGCCAAACCTATAGAAAAGTTCGCTGTCCCTTACTTGATCTTCACCTTGTTGGGCGTGATTTTCAATACCCTCAACCTGGCCATGCTTGCTCCATTATTGAGCACTTTGTTCAATACTCAGGGAGACGATACTGCAGAAATCCTTAAACCAGAAAGTTGGACGGACGTTTTTGGCTATCTCAACTATTATGCAAATATCGCTAAAGTCGAATATGGTCCATTGGGAGCACTCCAAGCAGTATGTGCGGTAATCATTATTTCAGTGCTTTTGGGCAACCTCTTCCGCTACCTCTCCCAATTGGTCATGGAGAATCTAAGGATTCACACCTTATTGAACTTAAGAAAAAGAGTCTTTGATAATGTGATGAACCTACATGTGGGTTATTTCAGCAACCAGCGAAAAGGAGATATCATTTCCAAAATATCATCCGATGTACAAGTGGTACAGTTTTCAGTCACTGGGACTTTGCAGGTGATCTTTAAGGAACCCCTACAGCTGATCGCCTATATTTTCATGCTCTTTGCCATATCTTATAAACTGACCATCTTTTCTCTTTTGGTCATTCCGGTTTCAGCATTTTTTATAGCTCAAATAGTCAAGAGACTAAAAAAACAAGCTTCCCAAGCCCAGCACCTTTACGGTGTAATGATCAGCTATTTGGATGAAGCCCTTTCAGGCATTAAGATCATCAAAGCCTTCAATGCCACAGAAATGATCAAGGACAAATTTCATGGTGAAAATGTCCGCTTTTCCATGCTAGGAAAGAAAATGGCCAAACGCCAACAAATGAGTTCTCCTGTTTCCGAATTCTTGGGTGTAACCATGGTTTCAGGTATTGTACTTTACGGAGGCTCCTTGATCATCAACAACCAATCTGAACTCAGTGCATCTGACTTTATCGCTTATATCGCCTTATTCAGTCAGGTGATGCGTCCGGCAAAAGCACTGACCAACTCCTTTAGCTCTATACATTCAGGATTGGCTGCTGGAGAAAGGGTCTTGGACCTAATAGATGAAAAGCCTGCGATCAATGACGCTAAAGATGCCATAGACATCAAAGCATTCAATGAGCAAATAGAAATCAAAGACCTTTCCTTCTCCTATCCAGGAAGGCCAGTACTCAAAGATGTTAACTTAACCATTCCCAAAGGAAAAATGGTGGCTTTGGTAGGCCCCTCTGGTGGAGGAAAATCCACTATGATGGACTTATTGCCACGTTTTATTGAACCGGACAGTGGCCAGGTATTATTAGACGGTAATGATATTTCCCATATTTCCATGGATTCATTGAGAAACCTGATGGGAATGGTCAACCAGGAATCCATCCTATTCAATGACAGTATTTTCAATAATATAGCCTTTGGCGTACCTGAAGCTACACAAGAAGAAGTGGAAGCAGCTGCTAAGATTGCCAATGCGCATGAATTTATCATGCAAACCGAAAATGGCTATCAATCCAATATGGGCGACCGTGGATTAAAGCTTTCTGGCGGGCAAAAACAAAGAATCTGTATTGCTCGGGCAGTGCTTAAGAATCCTCCTATCATGCTCTTGGACGAGGCTACTTCTGCCTTGGATACAGAATCAGAAAAACTGGTACAGGATGCCCTGAACAAGCTAATGAAAAACCGTACTTCCCTGGTCATAGCCCACCGATTAAGCACTATTCAGAACGCCGACATTATCGTGGTATTGGAAGATGGAAAGATCATCGAACAGGGCAGCCATCAGGAGCTCGTAGCCAAAGATGGCTTGTATAATAAGCTGGTCAATATGCAACAGTTTACAGAAATTGAAGGATAA
- a CDS encoding glycosyltransferase family 2 protein produces the protein MSYTKSISIIIPNYNGQTLLEKYLPYTYRAIENSGADFEIIVVDDASQDSSLNFISKYYPNIILLANKENCGFSFTCNQGIQMAQHDLVLLLNSDVKLEENYFAKLWPYFDLQDTFGVMGRIINPAGKIEDAARMMAFQGLKFKATHFYINKDISQKTPTAYLSGANALVDRKKLIELGGFDEIYSPFYVEDVDLSFRAWRLGWKCYYEHEAICHHEVSSTTKKEHSKKTLYPVLYRNKFILQAVHLDGIKLFLWKIQLLTIEVFIRALLGKWWIIKAYFSYLKKKPDIHFSRKKIKDLMKKHQGYKGLFDIRKNVFDSLKSGKIERLKA, from the coding sequence ATGTCATACACCAAAAGTATCTCTATCATCATCCCCAACTATAATGGGCAAACATTGCTCGAAAAGTACCTGCCTTATACATATAGGGCCATTGAAAATTCTGGGGCTGATTTTGAGATAATCGTTGTGGATGATGCCTCCCAAGACAGTTCCCTTAATTTCATAAGCAAATACTACCCAAATATTATCCTATTGGCCAACAAAGAAAACTGTGGTTTTTCTTTCACCTGCAATCAAGGCATCCAAATGGCCCAGCATGATCTGGTGCTTTTGCTTAATTCAGACGTAAAGCTAGAAGAAAACTATTTCGCAAAACTTTGGCCTTATTTTGATCTTCAAGACACCTTTGGAGTAATGGGAAGGATCATTAATCCGGCAGGTAAAATAGAAGATGCTGCCAGAATGATGGCCTTTCAAGGATTAAAATTCAAAGCTACCCATTTCTATATCAACAAGGATATTTCCCAAAAGACACCTACGGCCTATCTCTCCGGTGCCAATGCTTTAGTGGACCGTAAAAAGTTAATTGAACTTGGAGGATTTGATGAAATCTATTCGCCCTTCTATGTGGAAGATGTAGACCTGAGTTTTAGGGCCTGGAGGCTTGGATGGAAATGTTACTATGAACATGAAGCCATTTGTCATCATGAAGTATCCTCCACCACCAAAAAAGAACATTCCAAAAAGACACTTTACCCTGTCTTATACAGGAATAAATTTATTCTTCAGGCCGTTCACTTGGATGGAATCAAGCTGTTTCTTTGGAAAATTCAATTATTGACTATAGAAGTATTTATAAGAGCCTTATTGGGGAAATGGTGGATTATCAAGGCCTATTTTAGTTATCTAAAAAAGAAACCTGATATCCACTTTTCCAGAAAAAAAATAAAAGATCTAATGAAAAAACATCAAGGATATAAAGGTCTGTTTGATATTCGAAAAAACGTCTTTGACTCCTTAAAGAGCGGGAAAATTGAGAGGTTGAAAGCGTGA
- a CDS encoding acyltransferase family protein, translating into MNELNTPYLPALTGIRFIAALMVFFHHIPPFTIEQSPLFFIKSIKEFHVGVTIFFVLSGFIITYKYLLNKDFDYKEYLWNRFTKIYPLYFLLTIFTFVIYVGYYQSFTYNKLLELLMNLTLLKGFFSSFIFTGIPQAWTLSVEECFYLISPILAPALFKNIPTRIITLSISIITLGIIVGYLGQHILASDFIPNLKFLFNFSFFGRVFEFLVGMVLAKFYVQNKKKHIKRCTFLGGFGIIISIYALSIIAKFPDTGDHSWQGIIINNFILPLFGIAPFFWGLLNEKTWIQRFLGSKPIQILGKSSYAFYLIHAGIFQEYLDIHISSVLLLLIMLYFISFLLYYFVETPLKNRLRTLM; encoded by the coding sequence TTGAATGAATTGAATACTCCATATTTACCAGCGCTCACCGGTATCAGATTCATAGCAGCTTTGATGGTGTTTTTTCATCATATCCCCCCATTTACTATTGAACAAAGCCCATTATTTTTCATTAAATCCATCAAAGAATTTCACGTAGGAGTAACCATCTTTTTTGTATTAAGTGGTTTCATCATAACCTATAAATACCTATTGAATAAAGATTTCGACTACAAGGAATACCTTTGGAATAGGTTCACTAAAATATATCCATTATATTTTCTATTGACCATTTTTACATTCGTAATTTATGTAGGATATTATCAATCATTTACCTACAACAAGCTCCTTGAATTGTTAATGAACCTCACTCTATTAAAGGGGTTCTTCAGCAGTTTTATATTCACCGGAATTCCTCAAGCATGGACACTATCTGTAGAAGAATGTTTCTATTTGATCTCACCAATATTAGCCCCAGCTCTTTTTAAAAATATCCCGACAAGGATCATCACGCTTTCCATATCTATCATCACATTAGGTATTATTGTTGGATATTTAGGCCAACATATACTAGCTTCTGACTTTATCCCAAATTTGAAATTCCTGTTTAACTTTTCTTTTTTTGGAAGAGTATTCGAGTTTCTGGTAGGGATGGTATTAGCGAAGTTTTATGTTCAAAACAAAAAAAAACATATCAAGCGGTGTACATTCCTAGGGGGATTTGGAATAATTATTTCTATTTATGCCTTATCGATTATTGCCAAGTTCCCGGATACCGGAGATCACAGTTGGCAGGGAATCATAATTAACAATTTCATTTTACCCTTATTCGGAATAGCCCCTTTCTTTTGGGGATTACTCAATGAAAAAACCTGGATTCAAAGATTTTTAGGTTCAAAACCAATTCAGATTCTGGGCAAAAGCAGCTATGCCTTTTATTTGATCCATGCTGGCATTTTCCAAGAGTACTTGGATATCCACATTTCTTCTGTGTTATTACTGCTTATTATGCTCTATTTCATTTCCTTTCTACTTTATTATTTTGTGGAAACCCCTCTTAAAAATAGGCTGAGAACTTTGATGTAA